Proteins from a single region of Synechococcus sp. WH 8109:
- a CDS encoding ATP-dependent DNA ligase gives MRAFQDLFNQLDQVTGTKAKVQALVDHFQGVEAGEAAWALTLLLGKRSRRLITGRRLRDILRDRGGLPDWLIDDCYGQVGDSAETISLLWPAVQERFEATDPGLPSGEGDMPLRWWMDTLLPAISTRSDEDQANAVIWLWHRTPRDQHFIVNKLLTGGFRVGVSTGLISRAIAEAFDLEESLVVQRLMGGFEPSAERFDQLTAPATPDEHRSSGTPYPFYLASPLEPERLQETSAKDWQLEWKWDGIRGQLIHRGSGVYLWSRGEELVNESFPELVDVAQALPSGSVLDGELICWQQDAAAPLGFDQLQRRLGRKTVGATLKRDCPMRFIAYDLLEHQGVDIRQQVLRQRQQQLAALLGSIKHPDSWRLKQSPSWSIDSWEELETQRNQARQHNAEGLMLKQAESPYLSGRKRGNWWKHKLEPMTLDAVLLYAQAGSGRRANLFTDYTFGLWTNAEEPQLVTFAKAYSGLNDVEILELDRWIRRNTLQRFGPARSLKSELVFEIGFEGIHPSKRHKSGIAVRFPRILRWRRDKPANEADSLQTAMALIENR, from the coding sequence ATGCGGGCCTTTCAGGACCTGTTCAATCAGTTGGATCAGGTCACGGGCACCAAGGCCAAGGTGCAGGCGCTGGTGGATCACTTTCAGGGGGTCGAAGCAGGGGAGGCGGCCTGGGCGTTGACTCTGCTGTTGGGCAAACGAAGCCGCCGCTTGATCACCGGTCGCCGACTGCGCGACATCCTGCGGGACCGGGGTGGTCTGCCGGATTGGCTGATCGACGACTGCTACGGCCAGGTTGGCGATTCAGCCGAAACCATCAGCCTGCTCTGGCCCGCCGTACAAGAGCGGTTTGAAGCCACCGATCCCGGTCTGCCCAGCGGGGAGGGAGACATGCCCCTGCGCTGGTGGATGGACACCCTGCTGCCGGCCATCAGCACCAGAAGCGATGAAGATCAGGCCAACGCGGTGATCTGGCTCTGGCACCGAACCCCGCGCGATCAACACTTCATCGTCAACAAGTTGCTCACGGGGGGATTCCGTGTGGGCGTGTCGACGGGACTGATCAGCCGCGCCATCGCCGAAGCGTTTGATCTCGAGGAAAGTTTGGTGGTGCAACGGCTGATGGGGGGCTTTGAGCCCTCCGCTGAGCGATTTGATCAACTCACCGCCCCTGCGACTCCGGATGAGCACCGCTCCAGTGGCACGCCGTACCCCTTTTATCTCGCCAGCCCCCTGGAACCCGAACGACTGCAGGAGACATCCGCAAAAGATTGGCAACTGGAGTGGAAATGGGATGGGATCCGCGGTCAGCTGATTCACCGCGGTTCCGGCGTCTACCTCTGGAGCCGTGGAGAAGAACTGGTCAACGAGAGCTTCCCTGAACTTGTGGATGTGGCTCAGGCTTTGCCATCAGGCAGCGTTCTCGACGGCGAGCTGATCTGCTGGCAACAGGATGCGGCCGCGCCGCTTGGCTTTGATCAGCTGCAACGACGACTCGGCCGCAAAACCGTTGGAGCAACGTTGAAACGGGATTGCCCGATGCGGTTCATCGCCTACGACCTGCTGGAACATCAGGGCGTCGACATCCGCCAGCAGGTATTACGGCAGCGCCAGCAGCAGCTGGCTGCGCTGCTGGGCAGCATCAAGCATCCCGATTCGTGGCGGTTGAAGCAGAGCCCGTCCTGGTCGATCGACTCCTGGGAGGAATTGGAGACACAGCGCAACCAGGCCCGTCAACACAACGCCGAAGGACTGATGCTCAAACAGGCGGAATCGCCCTACCTGAGCGGCCGCAAACGCGGCAACTGGTGGAAACACAAGCTGGAGCCGATGACCCTCGATGCGGTGCTCCTATACGCCCAGGCCGGCAGTGGGCGTCGCGCCAATCTGTTCACCGATTACACCTTCGGCCTCTGGACCAACGCTGAAGAGCCGCAGTTGGTGACCTTCGCCAAGGCCTATTCCGGCCTCAACGATGTCGAAATCCTCGAGCTTGACCGCTGGATCCGGCGCAACACCCTGCAGCGCTTCGGACCGGCACGGTCCCTGAAATCCGAGCTGGTGTTTGAAATCGGCTTTGAAGGCATCCACCCCTCAAAACGCCATAAATCCGGCATCGCCGTGCGTTTCCCGCGCATCCTGCGCTGGCGACGCGACAAACCCGCCAATGAAGCGGATTCACTCCAGACCGCGATGGCATTGATCGAAAACCGCTGA